The Tatumella ptyseos genome segment ACTGTCAGAGCATAACGTTGTAATTGCTGAACTTTATAAGCCTCAGACAAGGTGCGCAACAGCGAGAAACTGGTACCTGCCCCAATATCAGTGCCCATCCCTATTTTCACCTTATGTTGATGCGCTTTACGTAAATTAAAAAGACCGCTACCTAAGAAGAGATTTGAGGTGGGACAAAAACTGATCGAGGATTGTGTTTCGGATAGGCATTGCCACTCAGATTCCTCTAAATGAAGACAGTGTGCAAAGACACTTTTAGGTCCGGTTAACGCATAGTGGTGATACACCCCGAGATAATTTTGATGCTCGGGATACAATTCTTTTACCCAGGAAATCTCTTGCGGATTCTCACTTAAATGTGTTTGCATCCACACATCAGGGTATTCCCGTTTAAGCTGACTAACCGCCTCTAACAGCTCGGGAGTTGAGGTCGGTGCAAATCGTGGCGTTAGCGCATAATGGAGACGACCTCTATTGTGCCAACGTTCGATCAACTGTTTCGTTTGCTGATAACTCTGAGAGACCTCCTCACATAACGCTTCGGGTACGAAACGATCCATCATAACCTTACCGGCGATAAGCCGCATTTGTCGCTGTTCCGCGGCAGAAAATAGCGCTTCTGTCGCCCCCTGATGGACTGACCCAAAGATTAACGCTGAAGTAGTACCATTTTCTAAACACTGATCGAGAAAAGCTGATGCCATCTGCTCGGCAAAAGCCCTATCGTGATATTCACTCTCCGCAGGAAAAGTATACTCTTCGAGCCATTCTAACAGTTGCTCCCCCCATGAACCCACCATGCCAATCTGCGGGAAATGGATATGCGTATCAACGAATCCTGGCATAATGAGCTTGCCGCGCAGATCATAAAAGGTATAGTCCTGCCATTCAGGGAACTGATCACGGTTTTCCCACTCAAACAGTGCATCAATAGTCCCCTGATCAATCAGCAAAACGCCTTCTTCTATATAACGAGCATGCTGACTCGCAAGCGTCACATCATCGAGTCGCGACCTAAAGTCAAAGAAAGAGGCTCTAATTGCATAACGCATAAAAATTCCTTATTTAAATAAAATCTACCCTGCAAGCCATATGCCAATGTCTATTCCTAATTCTCTCGTCTCATCTTGCGTTATCGCCATATTTTGTAAAGCAAAAATGCAGCGCGTTCGAGCAAGGAGTGCTAAGGTAAGTTAATCACTCATTCATCAAGGAAGCACGCATGATTATTTTAGTCACAGGTGTCACATCAGGTTTCGGTGAAGCGATTACTAAACATTTTATCAAACAGGGCTACAAAGTAATCGGTACCGGCCGTCGTCAAGAGCGTTTGCAAGCCTTAAAGGAGCAGTTAGGTGAAAGTTTTTATCCTATCGTTCTGGATGTGAGAGATTATAACGAAATTGAACGGCAGCTTTCTTCATTACCTGGTGCTTGGCAAGATATCGATATTGTCGTCAATAATGCTGGTTTAGCCTTAGGGTTAGGTCACGCTCAAGAAGCTGATCCTAAAGATTGGGAAACGATGGTTGATACAAATACTAAAGGCGTTATGTATGTTTCCCGCGCCGTATTACCCGCCATGGTTAAACGCAATAAAGGACACATTATCAATATTGGCTCGACCGCTGGGAGTTGGCCTTATGAAGGTGGCAACGTGTATGGTGCGACCAAAGCCTTCGTTCGTCAATTTAGCTTGAATCTACGTACAGACTTACATGGTACTGCAGTGCGTGTCACCAATATCGAACCCGGTTTAGTCGGTGGTACGGAGTTTTCAAATATCAGATTTAAGGGCGATGACAATAAAGCCGCGAATGTTTATCAGGGTACACAAGCGCTGACGCCTGAAGATGTGACAGAAGCTGTCTATTGGGTCGCGACTCTCCCTGCACATGTCAATATCAATACGCTTGAAATGATGCCAGTGAGTCAATCTTATGCTGGTTTGCGTGTCGATAAATCTTGAGCGACCGAAGTCTAGATTGAGCGCTGATATGCTAAACTTAGATACAAAGCTTTGTAGTGTTAACTGAAAGGTATAAACAATGAAAAATGCAACAAGGATGCTATCTGCAGCTATGTTATTAAGCTGCTTAGGCGCATTGACTCAGCCGGTAGTGGCTCAGACAGAGCACCTTATCATTGATAATGGCCATACCAATTATAGTAGCGAGCTTTCACGCGAACACAAAGAGCAGTGGGATGACACACGGTCTCTTAGAAAAAAAATCAACACTCGTAATGAAAAAGACTTCAACCGTCTAGATCGCGCAGTGGATTCAAAAGAGGCCTGTCAGCAAAGTCTTAATCTTAATGCTTATTGGGAACCTACCACATTACGTTGTCTTGACAGACAAACAGGTCGCCCCGTTCAACCTTAATCTGAGGAAAAGGTCATGAAAAAATTGAGTTTAACGTTATTGGCTACAATGATCATCGCGCCTACCCTCTCTTATGCTTCTTGCGAGTCGGTCAAAGCGGATATCCAGCAGAAAATTATTCAGAATGGTGTTGCTGAGTCAGCTTTTTCATTAGACGTCGTTCCTAACGATCAAGCAGAGCAACAAGGTGGGTTAGTGGTCGGTCATTGTGAAAATGATCAGCAAAAAATCGTTTATAAACGTAGCGGGGATGATAATTCAGGGTCAACATCCTCTTCCGTTTCGCCCTAAGCTGGAAATAGAAACAGGGCCAAGGCCCTGTTTCAGAATTAAGCGTTAAAGAAGTTTTCAATCGGGCCGATATCAAAGTAATTGACTAGATTTTTTTGATGAGCATGCGGGATGTAAGGGATTTCTCCTAGCTTTGGTGCAGCGATATGCTGTGTCAACAAAGTAATGAGTTGCTGATACTCTTCCAATCCTGGATTAATACGGTTTGCTACCCATCCTACTAACTCCCCACCTTGCTGTAAAATTGACTCTGCGGTCAAAATGGCGTGATTAATACAGCCTAACTTTATCCCTACCACTAACACAACGGGGATTTTCTGTTTTATTACCCAATCTGATAATGGATTCTGCGTGTTTATTCGACTGTGCCAACCACCCGTCCCTTCAATGACAACACGCTTTACTTGAGCCTCAATATAAGACACCCCTGTGGTAAGTTGCTGTTCATTAACTTGGGTAATAGCGCCTGTGCTCACCTCGTTTCCTGTAAAAGGGTAAGGATTTATTTTGTCATAATGCAGTGGGATGGTTGATGCCTGCTGAAGTAATTTCGCATCAGCACATTGTAGGCCCTCTTCGGTCTGTTGAGCATTTTGCGAGAGTGGCTTATAACCGGCACAACTGACCTTGTTCTGTTGTAGCATTTGTAAAAATGCAAGTGAGACAATGGTCTTACCTACGGCAGTGTCAGTCCCCGTGATGAAAACTTTATTCACTATGTTATTTTTCCCTTCATACTCATCGAGAGGTTATTAGTCTAATTAGTTCTGCTTAAGCGTAAATTGCGTTAACGCAAAGTTTCCGTGGATTAATACCTAAGCGAGTATTAAGAGAATGATAGGTATTAGGCTTAACACGCACCTGAGTGCTGGGCGACTGGCCATAAAAAGATTAAAAACTTTTGCTAGTTTCATGAGGGCACTATCGGCTGCTTGAAGCACAAAGATGGCGCCTACAGGCATATTGATTATACTGAGAGGTGTAGATATTGAATCTGCATCCTTCACACTATACTGTGATACAAATCACGTTAATTTTTTTTGGGCAAATAAGACTTCTATGATTGTTGAACCTTCAATGACTTCCTCCCAACCAGAGGACATTCCTCCCGTTCCACGCAAAGTGGCATGGCTGCGTGTGCTCTTGCTGGCGATTTCAGCATTTATCTTCAACACAACCGAGTTTGTTCCGGTGGGATTATTGTCTGATATCGCGACCTCTTATCACATGAAGACAGCCGATGTCGGAATAATGCTGACCATCTATGCATGGTGTGTGGCGCTGCTTTCTTTACCCTTGATGTTAGTGACACGTAATATTGAACGGCGCTTTTTGCTCGTTGTACTGCTTATACTCTTTACTATCAGCCATGTCTTATCGGCTTTCGCATGGGATTTTAATGCGTTAATTGCCTCTCGTGTCGGTATAGCAATCACGCATGCAATCTTCTGGTCAATTAACGCTTCATTAGTTATTCGTATTGCCCCCATGGGTAAGAGAACACAAGCACTTAGTATGTTGGCGACAGGCACCGCTCTTGCCATGGTCTTAGGCGTACCGATTGGACGGATTATTGGTCAATATCTGGGATGGCGCGCAACCTTCGGCTTAATAGGCGTATCATCCTTTGTTTTAATGATTATGCTGGCCCGGTTACTACCTAAGCTTCCGAGTGAACATACTGGATCACTTAAAAGTGTACCAGAGCTGTTCCGCCGCCCACCATTGGTATGCTTGTATCTGCTTGTCACCATCGTCGTGACCGCGCACTATACTGCTTATAGCTATATTGAACCCTTCATCCAAGCAGTAGCTTTGCAAAGCGCCAACTTCACTACCTTACTCTTGTTACTCTTTGGAGGAGCGGGGATTTTCGGAAGTACATTATTTAGCGCGCTGGGTAAGAAATTCCCTTCTGGGTTATTGCTTGGTGCAATTTTTCTCATCACCTTATGCATGGCGCTACTTTATGTCGCCGCAGGCCATAACTTCGAGACCATAGCGCTATGTGTGGTATGGGGTATTGCAATGATGATGATTAACTTGGCCTTACAGATCCGTGTGTTATCACTTGCCCCTGATGCTACTGATGTCGCTATGTCGTTGATGTCTGGGATCTACAACATTGGTATAGGGGCGGGAGCATTATTGGGGGGACAAATAAGTAATATATTGGGACTCTCTGTCATTGGTTATGCCGGTGCCGCATTCGGCGTCGTCAGTTTAGTTTGGTGTGCGTGGAGCTTAAAACGCTACCCAATCTTGCGCTCAAATCAATAAGTTAGCATTTTAACACTCTCTATAAACCCGCATTTACAGGCGGGTTTTTTTCTGTCATAACATTATGTCTACCAATAAAAAACGAATATATAACATAGGATAGACTGATGGATATTCAGTACTTTAATCAAAAAATCCGTCTCAGACACTTTCATGCATTAGCGGCGGTTGCTCAACAAAAATCCATCAGTGCCGCAGCCAATACGTTATCGATCAGTCAACCGGCACTATCCAAAACCCTTGCAGAATTAAAACAGTTATGTGGCTACGAAATTATTATTCGCCAAGGAAAAGGAGTGGTGCTGACTCATGAAGCTCAGCAATTACTCCCTCACGCTTTACAAATACTCAACACCTTACAGCATGCTACCGATAGTTTATTTTCACTCGAAACTTCACCAATTCAAGTTATTAGCTTAGCAGCCCTTACCACCGTAGCTATGGGGATCCTGCCGAGAATTATTGATGCATTCCACCAACGAAATCCTAATGTGCAATTACAAGTCTCCACCCTGCACAATAACGTTTTATTAGCGGCTTTACGCGCCCGTGAATATGACCTTGGTATTGGACGCCTCGCCGAAAAGACCTTTATGGACGGTCTAGAGTACGAATTACTGTTTACGGAAAAAATAAAACTTGTGGTGAACCCCTCTCACCCATTATTGAAGGGGAATGTAAGCCTTGCGGCTGCCATGAACTGGCCGGTGGTGATATCGCCTGAAGGGACCGCACCCTGGCGCATTGCTCAGCGAATTTTAGAGAGTCAGCATTGTCGATTACCACAAACGCGTATTGAGACCTCATCCACCTCTTTAGCACGTCAACTCGCTCTTCATTATAATTATGTTTGGTTTGTTCCCTCTGGAGCAGTACGTGAAGACTTATTACATCAAGCGCTATCTCCACTCCCCCTTATTTTTACTGACCCCGGTGAGACAGTGGGGATCATTACGCCCACTGATGCCCTGTTCAACACCACAGTTGAGAGGTTAAGACTAACGATCAGAGAGCAATCACAAACCTTG includes the following:
- the bioD gene encoding dethiobiotin synthase; translation: MNKVFITGTDTAVGKTIVSLAFLQMLQQNKVSCAGYKPLSQNAQQTEEGLQCADAKLLQQASTIPLHYDKINPYPFTGNEVSTGAITQVNEQQLTTGVSYIEAQVKRVVIEGTGGWHSRINTQNPLSDWVIKQKIPVVLVVGIKLGCINHAILTAESILQQGGELVGWVANRINPGLEEYQQLITLLTQHIAAPKLGEIPYIPHAHQKNLVNYFDIGPIENFFNA
- the ydfG gene encoding bifunctional NADP-dependent 3-hydroxy acid dehydrogenase/3-hydroxypropionate dehydrogenase YdfG, with amino-acid sequence MIILVTGVTSGFGEAITKHFIKQGYKVIGTGRRQERLQALKEQLGESFYPIVLDVRDYNEIERQLSSLPGAWQDIDIVVNNAGLALGLGHAQEADPKDWETMVDTNTKGVMYVSRAVLPAMVKRNKGHIINIGSTAGSWPYEGGNVYGATKAFVRQFSLNLRTDLHGTAVRVTNIEPGLVGGTEFSNIRFKGDDNKAANVYQGTQALTPEDVTEAVYWVATLPAHVNINTLEMMPVSQSYAGLRVDKS
- the guaD gene encoding guanine deaminase, coding for MRYAIRASFFDFRSRLDDVTLASQHARYIEEGVLLIDQGTIDALFEWENRDQFPEWQDYTFYDLRGKLIMPGFVDTHIHFPQIGMVGSWGEQLLEWLEEYTFPAESEYHDRAFAEQMASAFLDQCLENGTTSALIFGSVHQGATEALFSAAEQRQMRLIAGKVMMDRFVPEALCEEVSQSYQQTKQLIERWHNRGRLHYALTPRFAPTSTPELLEAVSQLKREYPDVWMQTHLSENPQEISWVKELYPEHQNYLGVYHHYALTGPKSVFAHCLHLEESEWQCLSETQSSISFCPTSNLFLGSGLFNLRKAHQHKVKIGMGTDIGAGTSFSLLRTLSEAYKVQQLQRYALTVAEAYYHATLGGAASLSLDDKIGSFMPGKEADFVVIDLAVTPLQKLRQSRSRDIWERLFVLMTLGDERNIRETWVNGRCAFQRPESGC
- a CDS encoding LysR substrate-binding domain-containing protein produces the protein MDIQYFNQKIRLRHFHALAAVAQQKSISAAANTLSISQPALSKTLAELKQLCGYEIIIRQGKGVVLTHEAQQLLPHALQILNTLQHATDSLFSLETSPIQVISLAALTTVAMGILPRIIDAFHQRNPNVQLQVSTLHNNVLLAALRAREYDLGIGRLAEKTFMDGLEYELLFTEKIKLVVNPSHPLLKGNVSLAAAMNWPVVISPEGTAPWRIAQRILESQHCRLPQTRIETSSTSLARQLALHYNYVWFVPSGAVREDLLHQALSPLPLIFTDPGETVGIITPTDALFNTTVERLRLTIREQSQTLINDTFL
- a CDS encoding DUF1161 domain-containing protein; translated protein: MKKLSLTLLATMIIAPTLSYASCESVKADIQQKIIQNGVAESAFSLDVVPNDQAEQQGGLVVGHCENDQQKIVYKRSGDDNSGSTSSSVSP
- a CDS encoding DUF1283 family protein — its product is MKNATRMLSAAMLLSCLGALTQPVVAQTEHLIIDNGHTNYSSELSREHKEQWDDTRSLRKKINTRNEKDFNRLDRAVDSKEACQQSLNLNAYWEPTTLRCLDRQTGRPVQP
- a CDS encoding sugar transporter, yielding MIVEPSMTSSQPEDIPPVPRKVAWLRVLLLAISAFIFNTTEFVPVGLLSDIATSYHMKTADVGIMLTIYAWCVALLSLPLMLVTRNIERRFLLVVLLILFTISHVLSAFAWDFNALIASRVGIAITHAIFWSINASLVIRIAPMGKRTQALSMLATGTALAMVLGVPIGRIIGQYLGWRATFGLIGVSSFVLMIMLARLLPKLPSEHTGSLKSVPELFRRPPLVCLYLLVTIVVTAHYTAYSYIEPFIQAVALQSANFTTLLLLLFGGAGIFGSTLFSALGKKFPSGLLLGAIFLITLCMALLYVAAGHNFETIALCVVWGIAMMMINLALQIRVLSLAPDATDVAMSLMSGIYNIGIGAGALLGGQISNILGLSVIGYAGAAFGVVSLVWCAWSLKRYPILRSNQ